A single genomic interval of Flavobacterium sp. N2820 harbors:
- the thrS gene encoding threonine--tRNA ligase, giving the protein MIKVTLPDGSVKEMAQGVTPMDVAKSISEGLARNVISASYNGTTIETATTLTTDGTLILYTWNDKEGKKAFWHSTSHVMAQALEEIFPGIKLTLGPAIDNGFYYDVDFGDKKITDADFKKIEDRILEISREKHEFKMRAVSKAEALEVYKNNEYKIELISNLEDGTITFCDHANFFDLCRGGHIPNTGIIKAMKILSVAGAYWRGDEKNKQLTRVYGISFPKQKDLTDYLELLEEAKRRDHRKLGKELDLFHFSPKVGQGLPLWLPKGAALRDRLEQFLKKAQKKAGYEQVVTPHIGMKDLYVTSGHYAKYGADSFQPIHTPAEGEEFLLKPMNCPHHCEIYNARPWSYKDLPKRYAEFGTVYRYEQSGELHGLTRVRGFTQDDAHIFCTPDQLDAEFKNVIDLVLYVFGSLGFENFTAQVSVRDLDNPDKYIGSIENWEKAENAIISAAKDKGLNYVIESGEAAFYGPKLDFMVKDALGRSWQLGTIQVDYNLPERFELSYKGADDKLHRPVMIHRAPFGSMERFIAILLEHTAGNFPIWLMPEQAIILSLSEKYENYAKKVLDLLENHEIRALIDNRNETIGKKIREAELNKYPFMLIVGEEEEKNGTISVRQRGQEGKGNISVTIEQFAAIINEEINKTLKQF; this is encoded by the coding sequence ATGATAAAAGTTACTTTACCCGATGGGTCGGTTAAGGAGATGGCTCAAGGAGTTACTCCAATGGATGTTGCGAAAAGCATTAGTGAAGGTTTGGCTAGAAATGTAATTTCTGCTTCCTATAATGGTACCACTATTGAAACGGCGACGACCTTAACCACGGACGGTACACTTATATTATATACTTGGAATGACAAAGAAGGTAAAAAAGCTTTTTGGCATTCGACTTCGCACGTTATGGCGCAAGCTTTAGAAGAAATTTTTCCTGGGATTAAGTTAACACTTGGACCTGCGATTGATAATGGCTTCTATTATGATGTTGATTTTGGTGATAAAAAAATTACGGATGCCGATTTCAAAAAGATTGAAGACCGTATTTTAGAAATTTCAAGAGAAAAACATGAATTTAAAATGCGTGCCGTTTCTAAAGCGGAAGCATTAGAAGTTTATAAAAACAACGAGTATAAAATAGAATTGATTTCAAACTTAGAAGACGGAACGATTACATTTTGTGATCATGCCAACTTCTTTGATTTGTGTCGTGGTGGTCACATTCCGAATACAGGAATTATCAAAGCGATGAAAATTTTATCGGTTGCAGGTGCTTACTGGAGAGGTGATGAAAAAAATAAGCAATTAACTCGTGTTTACGGAATTTCGTTTCCGAAACAAAAAGATTTAACCGATTACCTTGAATTATTAGAAGAAGCTAAACGCCGTGATCACAGAAAATTAGGAAAAGAGTTGGATTTATTCCATTTTTCTCCAAAAGTGGGTCAAGGTTTACCTTTATGGTTACCAAAAGGTGCTGCTTTGCGTGATAGATTAGAACAATTTTTGAAAAAAGCACAGAAAAAAGCAGGCTACGAACAAGTAGTAACACCTCATATTGGGATGAAAGACTTGTATGTAACTTCTGGACACTATGCTAAATATGGTGCCGATAGTTTTCAACCAATCCATACACCTGCTGAGGGAGAAGAGTTCTTGTTAAAACCAATGAACTGCCCACACCACTGTGAAATTTATAACGCAAGACCATGGTCGTATAAAGATTTACCAAAACGTTATGCGGAATTTGGAACGGTTTATCGTTATGAGCAATCGGGTGAATTGCATGGGTTGACTCGTGTTAGAGGATTTACTCAGGATGATGCGCATATTTTCTGTACGCCTGATCAATTGGATGCTGAATTTAAAAATGTAATCGATTTAGTATTGTATGTATTTGGTTCGTTAGGATTTGAAAACTTTACGGCTCAGGTTTCGGTTCGTGATTTAGATAATCCAGATAAATATATAGGAAGCATTGAAAACTGGGAAAAAGCTGAAAATGCGATTATCAGTGCAGCGAAAGACAAAGGATTAAATTATGTGATTGAATCTGGTGAAGCTGCTTTTTATGGTCCGAAATTGGATTTCATGGTAAAAGATGCTTTAGGCAGAAGTTGGCAATTGGGAACGATTCAGGTAGATTACAATTTACCAGAACGTTTTGAATTGTCTTATAAAGGTGCGGATGACAAGTTACATCGACCAGTTATGATTCACCGAGCGCCTTTTGGTTCGATGGAACGTTTTATCGCTATTTTACTGGAACATACAGCCGGAAATTTCCCAATTTGGTTGATGCCAGAGCAAGCTATAATTCTGTCTTTGAGTGAGAAATATGAAAATTATGCGAAAAAAGTTTTAGATTTGCTAGAAAATCACGAAATTCGCGCCCTGATAGATAACCGAAATGAAACAATCGGTAAGAAAATTAGAGAAGCGGAGCTGAACAAATATCCGTTTATGCTGATTGTTGGCGAGGAAGAAGAGAAAAACGGCACAATTTCTGTTAGACAACGTGGACAAGAAGGAAAAGGAAATATATCGGTAACTATTGAGCAATTTGCCGCAATAATTAACGAAGAAATCAATAAAACATTAAAACAATTTTAA
- the rplT gene encoding 50S ribosomal protein L20 translates to MPRATNSVASKARKKRVLKQAKGFFGRRKNVWTVAKNAVEKAMCYAYRDRKQNKRNFRALWIMRINAGARLHGMSYSQFMGKIKANNIELNRKVLADLAMNHSEAFTAIVNKIK, encoded by the coding sequence ATGCCAAGAGCAACAAATTCAGTAGCATCAAAAGCTAGAAAAAAAAGAGTATTAAAACAAGCCAAAGGTTTCTTTGGAAGACGTAAAAACGTTTGGACTGTAGCTAAAAACGCGGTAGAAAAAGCAATGTGCTATGCTTACCGTGATAGAAAACAAAATAAGAGAAACTTCCGTGCTTTATGGATTATGCGTATCAACGCTGGTGCAAGATTACATGGAATGAGTTACTCTCAATTTATGGGAAAAATCAAAGCTAACAACATCGAATTGAACCGTAAAGTTCTTGCCGATTTAGCTATGAATCACTCAGAAGCTTTCACAGCTATCGTTAACAAAATTAAATAA
- the rlmF gene encoding 23S rRNA (adenine(1618)-N(6))-methyltransferase RlmF, with amino-acid sequence MNTTKTITGFHPKNKHHGKYDFKTLLQSNPDLAPFVAVNEYGTETIDFANPDAVKMLNKALLLHYYGLKNWDIPKGFLCPPIPGRAEYIHQVADVLEDTYGTIQTKHKIRILDVGIGANCIYPIIGVSEYDWRFVGSEIDKQAYEAAQENINSNQKLKENVTLRLQTSKRNIFKNIILPEDKFDMTICNPPFHSSKEEANKGTIRKNKNLGIEDSKKPTLNFGGVNNELWCEGGELTFISNMIYESVHFKLQCKWFSSLVSKKDNLKPLLSHLRKVKATYQITEMKHGNKVSRILFWTFKEEKKE; translated from the coding sequence TTGAACACAACCAAAACCATAACGGGCTTTCATCCGAAAAACAAACACCACGGCAAATACGATTTCAAAACTTTACTACAATCCAATCCAGATTTAGCGCCTTTTGTTGCTGTAAATGAATATGGAACTGAAACGATTGACTTTGCGAATCCTGATGCGGTGAAAATGTTGAACAAAGCGTTGTTGTTGCATTATTATGGGTTGAAAAATTGGGATATTCCAAAAGGATTTCTTTGTCCGCCTATTCCTGGACGAGCAGAATATATCCATCAAGTTGCCGATGTTTTAGAAGACACGTACGGAACTATTCAAACGAAGCATAAAATTCGCATTTTAGATGTCGGAATTGGAGCAAATTGTATTTATCCGATTATTGGTGTGTCGGAATACGATTGGCGCTTTGTAGGAAGTGAAATTGACAAACAAGCTTATGAAGCTGCTCAGGAAAATATTAATTCGAATCAGAAATTAAAAGAAAACGTTACGTTGCGATTGCAAACTTCAAAACGTAATATCTTTAAAAATATCATTCTTCCAGAAGATAAATTTGACATGACGATTTGTAATCCACCTTTTCACAGTTCTAAAGAAGAAGCAAATAAAGGTACGATTCGGAAGAATAAGAATTTAGGTATTGAAGATTCGAAAAAACCAACCTTAAACTTTGGCGGTGTAAATAACGAATTATGGTGCGAAGGTGGCGAATTGACGTTCATTAGTAATATGATTTATGAAAGCGTGCATTTTAAATTGCAGTGCAAATGGTTCTCATCGTTAGTTTCTAAAAAAGACAATTTAAAACCTTTGCTTTCGCATCTTAGAAAAGTAAAAGCAACCTACCAAATTACAGAAATGAAACATGGCAACAAAGTGAGTAGAATTTTGTTTTGGACGTTTAAGGAGGAAAAGAAAGAGTAA
- the cphA gene encoding cyanophycin synthetase: MKILKIQALRGPNIWSVQRKKLIQMRLDLEEMEQFPTNKIEGFRERIEAMFPTMIEHRCSEGCRGGFFSRVERGTWMGHVIEHIALEIQTLAGMETGFGRTRETKTPGVYNVVFSYTEENVGLFAAESAVAIAESLIAATEYDVEADIQKMREIRERVRLGPSTGSIVEEAVARDIPWIRLGTNSLVQLGYGVNQMRFQATITCKTSNIAVDIACNKEETKRMLELASIPVASGGICVDENDLETVIKKIGYPIVIKPLDGNHGKGASINVKKWEDAVAGLAYAKNYSRRVIVEKFITGYDFRVLIIDNKLVAAAKREPAHVKGDGKHTIQQLIEETNKDPRRGYGHENVLTQIDVDRDTTDLLEKLGYTLETVPRKDEVVYLKSTANLSTGGTSVDVTDMMHPENIFLCERISRVIGLDVCGVDIMAENLTEPLKLNGGCILEVNAAPGFRMHLAPSEGLPRNVAAPVIDMLYPPGKPSRIPIIAVTGTNGKTTTTRLIAHIVKNNGFKVGFTTSDGIYVQNHMMEKGDTTGPISAEYILKDPTVEFAVLETARGGILRAGLGFSRCDIGIVTNIQEDHLGLNDIETLDDLARVKATVVRSVKKEGWAILNAEDEYCMKLVKDLSCNIAYFSMDENTPVVKQLAKEGKIVAVYENGFITIKKGEWKIRVERATHVPLTLGGKAKFMIANVLAATLAAYLQGFKTEDISLSLQTFIPSAAQTPGRMNIFEFKKFKVLIDFAHNPSGYKGVEEYLSSVEATKKIGIIAGVGDRRDEDIRECAMIAARMFDHIIIRQEKHLRGRTEEEIIGLIMEGITASGRTVTHEIITKEVEAIKHAINSAEEASFITALSDVVTNAIEIVQEYLDKENEEVN; the protein is encoded by the coding sequence ATGAAAATATTAAAAATACAAGCCCTTAGAGGTCCCAACATTTGGAGTGTTCAAAGAAAAAAATTAATTCAAATGCGATTAGATTTGGAGGAAATGGAACAATTTCCAACCAATAAAATCGAAGGATTTAGAGAGCGAATTGAAGCAATGTTTCCAACTATGATAGAACATCGTTGTTCAGAAGGTTGCAGAGGCGGTTTCTTTTCACGTGTTGAAAGAGGCACTTGGATGGGACATGTAATTGAACATATTGCTTTAGAAATTCAAACATTAGCCGGAATGGAAACAGGTTTTGGTCGCACTAGAGAGACGAAAACGCCAGGTGTTTACAATGTTGTTTTTAGTTATACCGAAGAAAATGTAGGTCTTTTTGCGGCAGAAAGTGCTGTAGCTATTGCCGAATCTTTAATCGCTGCAACTGAATATGATGTTGAAGCTGATATTCAAAAAATGCGTGAAATTCGTGAGCGAGTTCGTCTTGGTCCTTCAACTGGAAGCATCGTTGAAGAGGCCGTTGCAAGAGATATTCCTTGGATTCGTTTGGGAACCAATTCACTTGTGCAATTAGGTTATGGTGTAAATCAAATGCGTTTTCAGGCTACCATAACTTGTAAAACAAGCAACATTGCTGTAGATATTGCTTGCAATAAAGAAGAAACTAAACGTATGTTAGAGTTGGCGTCAATTCCTGTGGCAAGCGGTGGCATTTGTGTTGATGAAAACGATTTAGAAACTGTAATTAAAAAAATTGGTTACCCAATTGTAATCAAACCATTAGATGGAAATCATGGAAAAGGAGCATCTATAAATGTAAAAAAATGGGAAGATGCTGTGGCTGGATTAGCTTACGCAAAAAATTACAGTCGAAGAGTTATTGTTGAAAAATTTATTACAGGTTATGATTTCCGTGTATTGATTATTGACAATAAATTAGTAGCTGCTGCTAAACGAGAACCAGCACACGTTAAAGGTGATGGAAAACATACTATTCAACAATTAATTGAAGAAACGAATAAAGATCCGCGTCGTGGTTATGGACATGAAAATGTACTTACCCAGATTGATGTTGACAGAGATACAACAGATTTATTAGAAAAGCTTGGGTATACCTTAGAAACAGTTCCAAGAAAAGACGAAGTCGTCTATTTAAAATCAACTGCAAATCTAAGCACTGGTGGAACTTCTGTAGATGTAACAGACATGATGCACCCTGAAAACATTTTTCTTTGTGAACGAATTTCTCGAGTAATAGGACTAGATGTTTGTGGTGTAGACATTATGGCTGAAAACTTAACGGAGCCATTAAAATTAAATGGAGGTTGTATTTTAGAAGTAAATGCAGCACCTGGGTTTAGAATGCATTTAGCGCCATCTGAAGGATTACCAAGAAACGTGGCTGCACCTGTAATTGATATGTTGTACCCACCAGGAAAACCTAGTCGTATTCCAATTATTGCCGTAACAGGAACAAATGGGAAAACTACCACTACCCGATTAATAGCCCATATTGTTAAAAATAACGGTTTTAAAGTTGGTTTTACTACTTCTGACGGAATTTATGTGCAAAATCACATGATGGAAAAAGGCGATACAACTGGGCCAATTTCTGCAGAATATATTTTGAAAGATCCTACTGTAGAATTTGCTGTTTTAGAAACGGCTCGTGGTGGGATTTTGAGAGCAGGACTTGGTTTTAGTCGTTGTGACATTGGAATTGTAACTAATATACAAGAAGATCATTTAGGATTAAATGATATAGAAACTTTAGATGATTTAGCTAGAGTAAAAGCTACAGTTGTTAGAAGTGTGAAGAAAGAAGGTTGGGCCATATTAAATGCGGAAGACGAATATTGCATGAAACTTGTTAAAGATTTAAGTTGCAATATTGCTTATTTTAGTATGGATGAAAATACGCCTGTGGTAAAACAATTAGCAAAAGAAGGTAAAATTGTAGCAGTTTATGAAAATGGATTTATCACTATTAAAAAAGGAGAGTGGAAAATTAGAGTAGAAAGAGCGACTCATGTTCCTTTGACTTTAGGTGGAAAAGCAAAATTCATGATAGCAAATGTTTTAGCCGCTACTTTAGCAGCATATTTACAAGGATTTAAGACCGAAGACATTAGTTTATCGTTACAAACTTTTATTCCAAGTGCGGCTCAAACTCCAGGAAGAATGAATATTTTCGAATTCAAAAAATTTAAAGTATTAATTGATTTTGCGCACAATCCATCAGGATATAAAGGTGTTGAAGAATATTTGTCTTCTGTAGAAGCTACGAAGAAAATCGGAATTATTGCAGGAGTTGGTGACCGAAGAGACGAAGATATTAGAGAATGTGCCATGATTGCCGCTCGAATGTTTGATCATATCATCATTCGTCAGGAAAAACACTTACGCGGTAGAACCGAAGAAGAAATAATTGGTTTAATAATGGAAGGAATTACAGCTTCTGGAAGAACTGTAACACATGAAATAATTACAAAAGAAGTGGAAGCTATTAAACATGCTATTAATAGCGCTGAAGAAGCTAGTTTTATTACTGCTTTGAGTGATGTAGTTACTAATGCTATAGAAATTGTTCAAGAATATTTAGATAAAGAAAACGAAGAAGTTAATTAA
- a CDS encoding isoaspartyl peptidase/L-asparaginase has translation MSKIIIHGGFFSESSTSLATKIAKQQALLRIVKDSYAYLQNHSALETVVYAVSQLEDDELFNAGIGSQIQSDGKIRMSASLMDGESQKMSGVINIEEVKNPIQVAQVLMQVDDRILGGSGATNFARKHGFESFSTEIPQRRAEYEVKLASLGTGTVGCVALDKNGKIAVATSTGGKGFEIPGRISDSATVAGNYANEFCGVSLTGVGEDIVSNATAAKIVTRVTDGFSIEKAFEKTFAELKPYDGFAGAIGIDKQGNIFHQDSHPSMVFASFDGENQEVFE, from the coding sequence ATGTCTAAAATAATCATCCACGGCGGATTTTTCTCAGAATCATCAACCAGTTTAGCTACTAAAATTGCCAAACAGCAAGCCCTTTTGCGCATTGTAAAAGATTCGTATGCATATTTGCAAAATCATTCGGCATTAGAAACGGTAGTCTATGCGGTTTCTCAATTGGAAGATGATGAATTATTTAATGCCGGAATTGGTTCGCAAATTCAATCCGATGGAAAAATCAGAATGAGTGCTTCTTTAATGGATGGCGAATCGCAAAAAATGAGTGGTGTTATCAATATTGAGGAAGTAAAAAATCCAATCCAAGTAGCACAAGTTTTAATGCAAGTCGATGACCGAATTTTAGGCGGAAGCGGTGCCACAAATTTTGCAAGAAAACACGGATTTGAGTCTTTTTCAACTGAAATTCCACAACGAAGAGCCGAATATGAAGTAAAATTAGCCTCATTAGGAACAGGAACCGTAGGTTGTGTAGCTTTAGACAAAAACGGAAAAATAGCAGTAGCCACTTCAACAGGTGGAAAAGGATTTGAAATTCCAGGAAGAATTTCAGATTCGGCAACCGTAGCTGGAAATTATGCTAACGAATTTTGTGGAGTAAGTTTGACTGGAGTAGGCGAGGACATTGTCAGTAACGCCACAGCTGCAAAAATTGTAACCCGTGTCACTGACGGATTTTCAATAGAAAAAGCCTTCGAAAAAACCTTTGCCGAATTAAAACCATATGATGGTTTTGCAGGGGCAATTGGAATCGACAAACAAGGCAACATCTTTCATCAAGATTCACATCCAAGTATGGTTTTTGCCAGTTTTGATGGTGAAAATCAGGAAGTTTTTGAATAG
- a CDS encoding cyanophycinase: MEIQGKLIIIGGAVDKGSFTETNLDKDASKNLNFFETGILKRIIKESKHKEASRIEVITTASKIPREIGPEYVKAFSYLGAHNVDVLYIEKREQANDQEVLERLKAADAVMFTGGDQLRLTSILGGTPFDDMLISKYKNEEFIYAGTSAGAAAASNNMIYQGSSSEALLKGEVKITSGLGLIDDVVIDTHFVQRGRIGRLFQAVVGNPKVLGIGLGEDTGLLITNGRQMEAIGSGLVILVDGREVKDTNLTQVELGQPISINHLVTHVMSQFDKFDLDTFKMTIHSSQYV, encoded by the coding sequence ATGGAAATACAAGGGAAATTAATAATCATTGGTGGCGCTGTAGATAAAGGGAGTTTTACAGAAACCAATTTGGATAAAGATGCTTCAAAGAATTTGAATTTTTTCGAGACAGGAATTTTAAAAAGAATCATTAAGGAATCAAAACATAAAGAAGCATCACGTATTGAAGTAATAACAACAGCTTCAAAAATTCCAAGAGAAATTGGTCCAGAATACGTAAAAGCATTTAGCTATTTAGGAGCTCACAATGTTGATGTTTTATATATTGAGAAAAGAGAACAAGCCAACGATCAAGAAGTTTTAGAACGATTGAAAGCAGCAGATGCCGTAATGTTTACTGGTGGTGATCAATTGCGTTTGACTTCCATTTTAGGCGGAACTCCTTTTGATGATATGCTGATTTCGAAATACAAAAACGAAGAATTTATTTATGCTGGAACTTCGGCTGGAGCAGCGGCAGCTTCAAACAATATGATTTATCAAGGAAGTAGTTCAGAAGCGTTGCTTAAAGGGGAAGTAAAAATCACCTCGGGTCTAGGATTAATTGACGATGTAGTTATAGATACACATTTTGTACAAAGAGGAAGAATCGGTCGTTTGTTTCAAGCGGTAGTTGGAAATCCCAAAGTGTTGGGAATAGGTTTAGGAGAAGATACGGGATTGTTAATTACGAATGGTCGCCAAATGGAAGCCATTGGTTCTGGATTAGTAATTTTAGTTGATGGAAGGGAAGTAAAAGACACCAATTTGACTCAGGTTGAATTAGGACAACCCATCTCAATAAATCATCTGGTTACACACGTAATGAGTCAATTTGATAAATTCGATTTAGATACGTTTAAAATGACGATACATTCGTCACAATATGTTTAA
- the infC gene encoding translation initiation factor IF-3 yields MRNNRGFQPREEKKAAHRINNLIRVAEVRLVGENIEPGVYKIADALRLAEEQEVDLVEISPNAEPPVCKLMDYGKFLYQQKKRDKELKAKSTQIVIKEIRFGPQTDEHDYEFKKKNALKFLQDGAKLKAFVFFKGRSIIYKEQGQILLLRLAQELEEFGKVEAMPVLEGKRMIMYIAPKKKAK; encoded by the coding sequence ATTAGAAACAACAGAGGTTTTCAACCTCGCGAAGAGAAAAAAGCAGCACACCGTATCAACAATTTAATACGTGTTGCTGAAGTACGTTTAGTAGGTGAAAATATTGAACCAGGAGTTTACAAAATTGCCGATGCACTTCGTTTAGCTGAAGAGCAAGAAGTTGATTTGGTAGAAATTTCTCCAAACGCTGAACCGCCAGTTTGTAAATTGATGGATTATGGTAAATTTTTATACCAACAAAAAAAGAGAGATAAAGAATTAAAAGCAAAATCTACTCAAATTGTAATCAAAGAAATCCGTTTTGGACCTCAAACAGATGAGCACGATTATGAATTTAAGAAAAAGAATGCCTTGAAATTTTTACAAGACGGTGCTAAGCTAAAAGCATTTGTTTTCTTTAAAGGTCGTTCAATTATCTATAAAGAGCAAGGACAAATTTTATTATTACGTTTGGCTCAAGAATTGGAAGAGTTTGGAAAAGTAGAAGCGATGCCAGTTTTAGAAGGAAAACGTATGATTATGTATATTGCTCCTAAGAAAAAAGCAAAATAA
- the rpmI gene encoding 50S ribosomal protein L35 yields MPKMKTKSSAKKRFKVTGSGKIKRKHAFKSHILTKKSKKRKLALTHSGLVHKTDERSIKQQLNII; encoded by the coding sequence ATGCCTAAAATGAAAACAAAATCTAGTGCTAAGAAACGATTCAAAGTTACTGGTTCTGGAAAGATCAAAAGAAAACACGCTTTTAAAAGTCACATTTTGACTAAAAAATCTAAAAAGCGTAAATTAGCTTTAACACATTCTGGTTTGGTTCACAAAACAGATGAGAGAAGCATTAAACAACAATTAAATATTATTTAA